The Calothrix sp. PCC 7507 DNA segment GACAACAGTAGAGGAGATATAGAAGTAATGGTCGCTCAAATTACACCTAGTACTGGTAGCGTTTCTTCATCTGCTAGCCGGGTATTTCGTTACGAAGTCGTAGGCTTGCGGCAAAACTCAGAAACCGACAAAAATAAATACAGCATTCGGAATAGTGGCAGTGTATTTATTACAGTGCCATATAGCCGCTTGAATGAAGAATATCAACGGATTACCCGCTTGGGTGGCAAAATCGTCAAAATTGAGCAATTGAGTCCTAAAGAGGGAGAATAGCGCCCTGGCAATGATAGAACCCAGCACGGCAGAATATTCTGCCGATAACGCACCGCAACTGACACCAGAGCAAGCGATCGCTAACCTGCAATCATCAGATTTAAGTCTCCGCTATTATGCTGCTTGGTGGTTGGGAAGGTTCCGGGTTAATCAGCCAGAGGTTGTAGATGCCCTAATTGCAGCCTTAGAGGATGAAGCCGACAGAACTGAACTGGGAGGTTATCCACTACGACGCAACGCCGCTAGAGCGCTGGGGAAATTAGGCGACGGCAAAGCCGTACCAAGCTTAATTAAGTGCTTGGAATGTGCCGACTTCTATGTCCGTGAAGCAGCTGCCGAATCCCTACTAATGCTGCGTGCCAAAACAGCAGCATCAGCA contains these protein-coding regions:
- a CDS encoding phycobilisome linker polypeptide, giving the protein MVAQITPSTGSVSSSASRVFRYEVVGLRQNSETDKNKYSIRNSGSVFITVPYSRLNEEYQRITRLGGKIVKIEQLSPKEGE